In one window of Erwinia tasmaniensis Et1/99 DNA:
- a CDS encoding fimbria/pilus outer membrane usher protein translates to MCLPYALIYQAHPVAKSLLCSGIIKPVPTINLLKPLVRGTLVSRFFFLTLFILCSFSVRVNADVYFAPELIGNDLDMVADLSRFTKNGQQIPGTYRVSIFVNNRYWTEKELVFSAYDNQEVGQHQPKDVKDNTGLQACLTRSDLADAGVNVDALAALNAITDEACLSPGQFIKNASTSFDFQKMRFDISIPQAYMQHKAQGYISPERWDEGINALLLDYNLSGNQKRSRGSTGRSHYLNLNAGINIGAWRLRDNRSWNEYHSRGISYSQWQRQQTWAERSVIPLKSHVQLGDLTTGGDMFDTVSFRGVQIATDENMYPDSLRGFAPTIRGNARTNAQVIVRQNGYDVYQTYVPPGAFTINDLYAVNSSGDLDVLITEADGSTTSFVVPFSSVPLLQREGQTKYSLTAGRYQNTRRGYEHPQFLQGTLLRGYTHNITAYTGTQLARRYTALLGGAGLNLGRMGAFSMDITQANSTLTSGDKYQGRSMRLLYAHSLNSTGTAFQLAGYRYSTAGFYTLEEAASQEMSGWRNQSCHRAEWQDEGDPLATKPCGNYFDLRQHKKSKIQLNMSQQVGSLGTIFLSGTKETYRNSRYARKSLQTGLNSSWGSASYSLTFNYNFANASQRPDRSAYFNLSFPLNTLPFMSNSQTWANYSINRDNNGNMSHQSSLSGRILDENKLSWNMTQGYSGRNGNSGSLSETYKGRYGSSNAGYSYGKDYRQISYGLAGGIIFHGEGVTFGQTLGDTNILVAAPGIKYTALENETGISTDWRGYAIKPFASVYRENRVALDAKNLDYGTDIDNPVMRVVPTKGAVVKAVFKGRTGKSMLITLSHNNKFLPFGSVVTAGESSGIVGDDGQVYLSGMAVSGKGQARWGNESNQRCDFDWQTVREPAKSGIISFNAHCGQGEK, encoded by the coding sequence ATGTGCCTCCCTTACGCGTTAATTTATCAAGCGCACCCTGTGGCTAAATCTTTATTATGTTCAGGGATTATAAAACCCGTGCCTACAATAAATTTATTAAAGCCATTGGTCAGAGGAACGCTGGTTTCGCGCTTTTTTTTTCTGACTCTGTTCATACTCTGCTCTTTTTCTGTGCGGGTTAATGCTGATGTTTATTTCGCCCCAGAGCTGATCGGTAACGATCTGGATATGGTCGCAGATCTCAGCCGTTTCACTAAAAATGGTCAGCAGATCCCAGGGACTTATCGCGTTTCAATTTTTGTCAACAACCGTTATTGGACTGAAAAAGAGCTGGTCTTCTCAGCGTATGACAACCAGGAAGTGGGACAGCATCAACCGAAAGACGTCAAAGATAATACGGGCCTGCAGGCCTGTCTGACGCGCTCAGATTTAGCGGATGCGGGGGTTAACGTTGACGCTTTAGCCGCGCTTAACGCAATAACAGATGAGGCATGTCTTTCTCCTGGCCAATTTATCAAAAACGCATCCACCTCATTTGATTTTCAAAAAATGCGTTTTGATATCAGCATTCCTCAAGCCTATATGCAGCACAAAGCGCAAGGCTATATCTCTCCCGAGAGATGGGATGAAGGGATAAACGCGCTGCTGCTGGATTACAACTTGAGTGGAAATCAGAAACGGAGCCGTGGCAGCACGGGCCGCAGCCATTATTTAAATCTGAACGCGGGAATAAATATAGGCGCATGGCGCTTACGCGACAACCGCAGCTGGAACGAGTATCACAGCCGTGGCATCAGTTACAGCCAATGGCAGCGTCAGCAAACCTGGGCTGAACGTTCGGTGATCCCGTTGAAAAGTCATGTGCAGCTGGGAGACCTGACGACAGGGGGAGATATGTTTGACACGGTGAGTTTCAGAGGCGTGCAGATTGCCACCGATGAAAATATGTATCCTGACAGCCTGCGTGGTTTTGCCCCCACGATCAGAGGCAATGCACGGACCAATGCTCAGGTTATCGTCCGCCAAAACGGCTATGACGTATATCAGACTTACGTTCCGCCCGGCGCGTTTACGATTAACGATCTGTATGCGGTCAATTCAAGTGGCGATCTTGATGTTTTGATTACCGAAGCGGACGGCAGCACAACGTCTTTTGTGGTTCCTTTCTCATCGGTGCCCCTGTTGCAACGCGAAGGTCAAACCAAGTACTCACTGACCGCGGGAAGATATCAAAACACTCGCCGGGGTTATGAGCATCCACAGTTTTTGCAGGGAACCCTGCTGCGGGGTTATACGCATAATATTACCGCCTACACCGGCACGCAGCTTGCGCGTCGCTACACCGCTCTTCTCGGAGGAGCAGGTCTGAATCTGGGCAGGATGGGGGCCTTCTCAATGGATATCACCCAGGCTAATAGCACGCTAACCAGCGGCGATAAATATCAGGGCCGTTCTATGCGTCTTTTGTATGCTCATTCTTTGAATTCAACCGGAACGGCTTTCCAACTTGCAGGTTACCGCTATTCCACGGCGGGTTTTTACACTCTGGAAGAAGCCGCCAGTCAGGAGATGTCCGGCTGGCGCAATCAATCCTGTCACCGGGCAGAATGGCAGGATGAAGGTGATCCTCTGGCCACAAAACCTTGCGGAAACTATTTTGATCTGCGGCAGCATAAAAAAAGTAAAATACAGCTAAATATGTCTCAACAAGTGGGTTCTCTGGGAACGATATTTCTGTCAGGAACGAAAGAAACCTACCGCAATAGTCGTTACGCCAGAAAGTCATTGCAAACGGGGCTGAACTCTTCATGGGGCAGCGCCAGCTACAGCCTGACGTTCAATTATAACTTTGCCAACGCGTCGCAGCGCCCCGATCGCTCAGCTTACTTTAACCTGTCCTTCCCGTTGAATACGCTGCCGTTTATGTCCAACTCTCAAACCTGGGCAAATTACAGTATTAACCGTGATAACAATGGAAATATGTCTCATCAGTCAAGCCTGAGCGGGAGGATCCTTGATGAGAACAAACTTAGCTGGAATATGACTCAAGGCTACAGTGGCCGCAATGGAAATTCAGGTAGCCTTAGCGAAACGTATAAGGGCCGATACGGCAGCAGCAACGCCGGATACAGCTACGGTAAGGATTACCGTCAGATAAGCTACGGTCTTGCGGGGGGAATAATTTTCCACGGTGAGGGGGTGACATTTGGCCAGACGTTAGGGGATACCAATATCCTGGTTGCCGCACCGGGCATAAAATATACCGCCCTGGAAAATGAAACGGGTATTTCGACTGACTGGCGGGGATACGCCATTAAGCCTTTCGCATCGGTCTATCGCGAAAACCGCGTGGCGCTGGATGCAAAAAACCTGGATTACGGAACCGATATCGATAACCCGGTCATGCGCGTGGTGCCGACTAAGGGTGCCGTAGTCAAGGCGGTGTTTAAAGGCCGGACGGGAAAAAGCATGTTAATTACCCTAAGTCATAACAATAAATTCCTGCCGTTCGGCAGCGTGGTGACCGCAGGAGAGAGTAGCGGCATTGTCGGCGATGACGGGCAGGTGTATCTCTCTGGCATGGCGGTGAGCGGCAAGGGCCAGGCGCGCTGGGGTAACGAGAGCAACCAGCGGTGTGACTTTGACTGGCAAACGGTCAGAGAACCGGCAAAGAGCGGCATCATTTCATTCAACGCTCACTGTGGCCAGGGGGAAAAATGA
- a CDS encoding fimbrial protein, which translates to MTLLPRAVCISLAGVLLSTAIDAGAASDTATVTLKATVKTNTCSLEDRAPTVFLPVVSVGDFAAARGTRVGDKKVAIHLKDCDPGATQVKVTAKGISDSDDYSAFKNSADGDHAASGVGLYFYTADGIRRFYPDGSVSDSVPLSAGQNNTLVFSASYVSTRDSVAPGSFISVVNLEFEYQ; encoded by the coding sequence ATGACATTACTACCGCGTGCAGTATGTATTTCGTTGGCGGGGGTGCTGTTGTCTACGGCTATCGACGCCGGGGCCGCCAGTGATACAGCAACCGTTACCCTGAAAGCTACCGTGAAAACGAATACCTGTAGCCTTGAAGATCGCGCGCCCACGGTATTCTTACCCGTCGTTTCGGTAGGTGATTTTGCCGCTGCCAGAGGGACGAGAGTGGGTGATAAAAAGGTCGCAATACATCTTAAAGACTGCGATCCGGGGGCAACACAGGTGAAGGTAACGGCCAAAGGCATATCTGATTCAGATGACTACAGCGCGTTTAAAAATAGCGCCGATGGCGACCATGCCGCTTCGGGCGTAGGCCTTTATTTTTACACCGCTGATGGCATCCGCCGGTTTTATCCCGATGGTTCTGTCTCCGACAGCGTTCCGCTGAGCGCGGGTCAGAATAATACCCTGGTGTTCTCCGCCAGCTATGTCTCCACGAGAGACAGCGTTGCGCCCGGCAGCTTTATCAGCGTAGTGAATCTTGAGTTTGAATATCAGTAA
- a CDS encoding fimbrial protein produces the protein MKNKIVRSVVYALLCMVSAGGLCADYGGHITWPASLTGAPGTGRATLNLQAPRQSSASIGKGNVWVAWGADTYHLNRDCIQWNGTAYLDVEYKRKGGGWLGSRTIAFPANFFVSSDHISVEGNVWTDVDAVRINSINSSGLIIENTCFHNEEIWIQRAISIGENHWDMEIKGTIPFRAQCTVSVDTLVDLGDIKYGDLVKSPGGLLMEKKVKLPVQWHCSGNNLNEKITITTNKVSNGCVGTGNDSLRFCLFRENSAVPIDLSQGTASFSAPQAGESTHIMVVPGAGKNPQPGESQGIMTVRIEPQ, from the coding sequence ATGAAAAATAAAATAGTCCGCAGTGTTGTTTATGCTCTTCTTTGTATGGTGTCTGCCGGGGGTTTATGCGCCGATTACGGGGGTCATATTACCTGGCCGGCATCGCTCACCGGCGCCCCAGGCACCGGGAGGGCAACATTAAACCTGCAGGCTCCGAGACAATCCTCAGCTTCAATCGGCAAGGGTAACGTTTGGGTGGCCTGGGGGGCAGATACGTATCACCTCAACAGGGATTGTATTCAGTGGAACGGCACTGCCTATCTTGACGTAGAGTACAAGCGTAAAGGCGGTGGGTGGCTTGGCAGCAGAACGATAGCTTTCCCGGCTAATTTTTTCGTCAGTAGCGATCATATTTCGGTCGAGGGAAATGTATGGACAGATGTTGATGCGGTCAGAATAAATAGCATCAACTCAAGCGGGTTAATCATTGAAAATACCTGTTTCCATAATGAGGAAATCTGGATCCAACGCGCCATCTCGATCGGCGAAAATCATTGGGATATGGAGATAAAAGGCACGATCCCCTTTAGAGCACAGTGTACCGTTTCCGTCGACACCCTGGTCGATTTGGGTGATATAAAGTACGGTGACCTGGTGAAATCCCCAGGGGGATTATTAATGGAAAAAAAAGTAAAGCTTCCGGTGCAATGGCACTGTTCGGGTAATAACCTCAACGAAAAAATAACCATAACGACAAATAAGGTATCGAACGGCTGCGTGGGGACGGGAAATGACTCATTACGCTTTTGCCTTTTCCGCGAAAACAGCGCGGTGCCGATAGATTTAAGCCAGGGAACCGCTTCATTTTCAGCGCCACAGGCTGGTGAGAGCACCCATATTATGGTGGTTCCCGGCGCGGGAAAAAACCCGCAACCCGGTGAGAGCCAGGGGATAATGACCGTCAGGATAGAACCGCAATAA
- a CDS encoding IS3 family transposase (programmed frameshift): MSAKNFTEEFKIEAVKQINEQGYPVSEVAARLGVSTNSLYAWIKRYQKPEPQRKQDDALQHEVKRLRQELKRVTEERDIFKKGRRVLCKNVRLKYAFIKKMSSFYAVRRLCLVLGLHYSGYYQWLKRPQSLRARQDDRQTGLIKQLWLESGTVYGYRKIWLDMKDLGERAGRNRIARLMRLAELASQTGYRKRRYCGGGKPSVASPNYLERQFIVPTPNTHWVSDMTYIRTHEGWLYLAVVLDLFSRRVIGWSMGGRMTAELVMDALLMAVWRRKPAAEVLIHSDQGSQYTSERCQHFMTAHNLKSSMSRRGNCHDNAVAESFFQLLKRERIKKRIYKNREEAKADIFDYVEMFYNAKRRHSACEDQPPAVYESAWFMRHGTV; encoded by the exons ATGTCAGCCAAAAATTTCACTGAAGAATTCAAAATTGAAGCCGTAAAACAGATTAACGAGCAGGGATACCCTGTTTCTGAGGTTGCGGCACGACTCGGTGTTTCTACCAACAGCCTTTACGCGTGGATTAAGCGTTACCAAAAACCTGAACCACAGCGAAAGCAGGACGATGCCCTTCAGCACGAAGTAAAGCGCCTCAGGCAAGAACTTAAGCGGGTGACTGAGGAGCGAGATATTT TTAAAAAAGGCCGCCGCGTACTTTGCAAGAACGTCAGGCTGAAGTACGCCTTCATTAAAAAAATGTCGTCCTTTTATGCTGTACGCCGGTTGTGTCTGGTTCTTGGCCTCCATTACAGCGGTTATTACCAGTGGCTAAAGCGACCTCAATCTTTGCGTGCCAGGCAAGATGATCGCCAAACAGGTCTCATTAAGCAACTGTGGCTTGAAAGTGGTACGGTTTATGGTTATCGAAAAATCTGGCTCGATATGAAAGACTTGGGTGAACGAGCCGGGCGTAACAGGATCGCGCGCCTAATGAGGCTTGCAGAGTTGGCTTCTCAAACCGGATACCGGAAACGACGCTATTGCGGCGGCGGAAAGCCTTCAGTTGCCAGCCCTAATTACCTTGAACGCCAGTTCATTGTTCCTACCCCAAATACTCATTGGGTGAGTGACATGACCTATATAAGAACGCATGAGGGTTGGTTGTATCTGGCCGTTGTTCTCGACCTCTTCTCGCGCCGGGTTATCGGCTGGAGTATGGGGGGACGAATGACAGCAGAGTTGGTGATGGACGCCTTGTTGATGGCGGTGTGGCGACGCAAACCAGCGGCAGAAGTACTAATCCATTCGGATCAGGGGTCTCAATATACGAGCGAAAGATGTCAGCACTTTATGACAGCTCACAATTTAAAAAGCAGCATGAGTCGTCGTGGTAATTGCCATGATAACGCGGTGGCAGAAAGCTTTTTCCAGTTGCTAAAACGAGAACGCATAAAGAAACGGATCTATAAAAATAGAGAAGAAGCAAAGGCTGATATCTTCGATTATGTAGAGATGTTTTATAATGCTAAACGTCGGCATAGCGCCTGTGAAGATCAACCCCCTGCAGTTTATGAAAGTGCCTGGTTCATGAGGCACGGAACCGTCTAG
- a CDS encoding winged helix-turn-helix domain-containing protein, with translation MYDFAWRRFGMEPTSTSLYQNISNLRRALNKSGLNEGIIRTMPRRGFLLSPLTEIVRETYTPDTETLPDLTTAGGVDRAEKEVFLPPTSEVSEKPTTRRSDTKTTASIEKKIKRMAAYGIGLMLIFLLILAPLYLNKAETLQNNSLFVPFMHSDRCSIFVNRDSRLSSEEIHKFVSVLNISCQTHRYFYITTYKNADRASVFMCQNSLLEKENAWCHSDYYIGNMIDE, from the coding sequence CTGTATGACTTTGCGTGGCGTAGATTCGGCATGGAACCAACGTCGACATCCCTTTACCAAAACATATCCAACCTGCGACGCGCACTCAATAAAAGTGGCCTGAATGAAGGGATCATCCGCACTATGCCACGCAGGGGATTCCTCCTCTCCCCGCTAACGGAAATCGTACGGGAAACCTATACGCCTGATACGGAGACGCTGCCTGATCTCACGACCGCTGGTGGCGTTGACCGGGCCGAAAAAGAGGTCTTTTTGCCCCCAACCTCCGAGGTCAGTGAGAAACCAACGACGCGACGTAGTGACACTAAAACGACGGCAAGTATCGAGAAAAAAATTAAAAGAATGGCCGCATATGGCATCGGCCTTATGCTGATCTTTTTACTTATTTTGGCACCGTTGTACCTTAATAAGGCAGAAACCTTGCAAAATAACAGTCTGTTCGTGCCCTTTATGCACAGCGATCGTTGCTCTATTTTTGTCAATCGCGATAGCCGATTAAGTTCCGAGGAGATACATAAGTTTGTCTCCGTGCTAAATATCTCCTGTCAGACGCATCGATATTTTTATATCACAACCTATAAAAATGCAGACAGAGCTTCAGTATTTATGTGTCAGAATTCACTGTTGGAGAAAGAGAACGCCTGGTGCCACTCTGACTATTACATAGGAAATATGATTGATGAATAA
- the ahr gene encoding NADPH-dependent aldehyde reductase Ahr, producing the protein MKIKSYAAMKAGQALELYEFEAEALSAEEVEVEVEYCGVCHSDLSMIDNEWGISRYPTIAGHEVVGRVSALGEAAKDKGLSLGQRVGVGWTAKSCQHCDACINGEQVNCQQGSIPTVLNNGGFANKMRADWQWVIPLPESLDAATAGPLLCGGITVFKPLLMSNITATSRVGVIGIGGLGHIAIKILHAMGAEVVAFSSTPHKKQSILNMGADEVVNSRDPEALKAQAGRFDLIVSTVAVDLDWKPYFDALAPQGKFHTVGAVMKPFQVGAFDLISGDKALTGSSTGSPGQLRSLLKLASRHDIAPQVEFFPMSQINEALEHVRAGKANFRVVLKADF; encoded by the coding sequence ATGAAAATTAAAAGCTATGCGGCAATGAAAGCCGGGCAGGCGCTGGAGCTTTATGAGTTTGAAGCCGAAGCGCTATCTGCAGAAGAAGTTGAAGTCGAAGTCGAGTACTGCGGCGTTTGCCACTCCGATCTGTCGATGATCGACAATGAATGGGGGATTTCCCGCTATCCGACCATCGCCGGTCATGAGGTGGTTGGGCGCGTATCGGCACTCGGAGAGGCGGCCAAAGATAAGGGGCTGTCGCTGGGACAGCGCGTTGGCGTCGGCTGGACGGCGAAAAGCTGCCAGCATTGCGATGCCTGTATCAACGGTGAACAGGTCAACTGCCAGCAGGGCAGCATACCCACCGTGCTCAACAACGGTGGCTTTGCCAACAAAATGCGTGCCGACTGGCAATGGGTTATCCCTCTGCCGGAAAGTCTGGATGCCGCGACCGCGGGCCCGCTGCTGTGCGGCGGCATTACGGTATTTAAACCGCTGCTGATGAGCAACATCACCGCCACCAGCCGCGTTGGCGTGATCGGCATTGGCGGCCTGGGACATATCGCTATCAAGATCCTGCATGCCATGGGGGCGGAGGTGGTCGCGTTCAGCTCCACCCCGCATAAAAAGCAGTCCATCCTGAATATGGGTGCCGACGAGGTGGTCAACAGTCGTGACCCGGAAGCCCTTAAGGCGCAGGCTGGGCGCTTTGATCTGATCGTCAGTACCGTTGCCGTCGACCTTGACTGGAAGCCGTACTTTGACGCGCTGGCACCGCAGGGCAAATTCCATACCGTTGGCGCAGTGATGAAGCCATTCCAGGTGGGTGCGTTTGATTTGATCTCAGGTGATAAAGCGTTGACCGGCTCATCCACCGGCTCTCCTGGCCAGCTGCGCTCGCTGCTTAAGCTGGCATCACGCCATGATATCGCGCCACAGGTTGAATTCTTCCCGATGTCGCAAATCAACGAGGCGCTGGAGCATGTGCGCGCCGGTAAAGCCAACTTCCGTGTAGTACTGAAAGCGGATTTCTGA
- a CDS encoding LuxR C-terminal-related transcriptional regulator, producing MHVISDCRYFEFAVNSVFINENRISHEHEKLVIVDMRYLSFPEEAFKKFMNVSNVFIAHHFVLVGNKSLFPPDFYDSHFFIDSSMSMTDFVDRLLRLSREKISVDQYCARLTGLIHHKDASQGILLTNMERKIRTLVFKNLPVANMASRLMLSHKTVYSHLNNMKTKYRARSLSFLYLKIQNGELPDGDAARAH from the coding sequence ATGCACGTTATTAGTGACTGTCGTTATTTTGAATTTGCAGTAAATTCGGTTTTTATCAATGAAAATAGGATAAGTCACGAACACGAAAAGCTGGTTATTGTCGATATGCGCTACCTGTCATTTCCTGAAGAAGCCTTTAAAAAATTCATGAATGTCTCGAATGTATTTATCGCTCACCATTTTGTCCTGGTCGGTAATAAATCATTATTTCCGCCGGATTTTTATGATAGTCATTTTTTTATTGATTCAAGCATGAGTATGACCGATTTTGTCGATCGGTTACTGAGGTTATCGCGAGAAAAAATTAGCGTAGATCAATACTGCGCCAGGCTGACAGGGCTGATCCACCATAAGGATGCCTCCCAGGGTATTTTATTAACGAATATGGAAAGAAAAATCAGAACGCTGGTATTTAAGAATTTACCCGTCGCGAATATGGCCTCACGGCTTATGCTGAGCCATAAGACGGTATACTCCCATCTGAACAACATGAAAACCAAATACCGGGCGCGCTCGTTAAGTTTCCTCTATCTCAAAATCCAAAATGGTGAGCTGCCTGACGGTGACGCAGCAAGGGCGCATTAA